In one window of Thermococcus sp. DNA:
- a CDS encoding phosphoglycerate kinase: MFRLTDFDFSNRTVFLRVDLNSPVENGRITSDARFRAVLPTIKYLLDSGAKLVIATHQSRPYKGDYITTEEHAEILSGLLNQEVEYVEDIFGRLAREKISSLKTGEAIMLENLRFSAEEVFYKPLGDCERTFFVRKLAPLIDYVVNDAFAASHRSQPSLVGFARLKPMAMGFLMEKEVSALTRAYERGESPRVYVLGGAKVEDSLRVVENVLRKEKADLILTGGLVGQVFTLAKGFNLGDANIEFMAKKGLLGLVDWAERILDEFYPMIRTPVDFAVDYRGERLEIDLLSDEKKLFDEYPILDIGSRTVEKYRGILLNAGTIVANGPMGVFEREEFALGTVGVFKAIGESKAFSVVGGGHSIASIYRYNITGISHISTGGGAMLSFFAGEKLPVLEAFRISYERFKGELSR, encoded by the coding sequence ATGTTCAGGCTCACCGACTTCGACTTCTCCAATCGAACCGTCTTCCTGAGGGTTGACCTCAACTCACCGGTCGAGAACGGCAGGATAACCAGCGACGCCCGCTTCCGGGCGGTTCTTCCGACGATCAAATACCTCCTCGACAGCGGCGCGAAGCTCGTCATAGCCACCCACCAGAGCAGGCCCTACAAGGGGGACTACATAACCACCGAGGAGCACGCGGAGATACTGAGCGGTCTCCTTAATCAGGAAGTCGAGTACGTCGAGGACATCTTTGGAAGGCTCGCGAGGGAGAAAATAAGCTCGCTCAAAACTGGAGAGGCGATAATGCTGGAAAACCTCCGCTTCTCGGCTGAGGAAGTCTTCTACAAGCCACTTGGGGACTGCGAGAGGACTTTCTTCGTGAGAAAACTCGCGCCCCTCATAGACTACGTCGTCAACGACGCCTTCGCGGCATCTCACCGCTCACAGCCCTCTCTCGTCGGCTTTGCACGCTTGAAGCCGATGGCGATGGGTTTTCTGATGGAGAAGGAGGTCAGCGCTTTAACGAGGGCCTACGAGCGCGGGGAAAGCCCGAGGGTTTACGTTCTCGGCGGGGCGAAGGTCGAGGACTCGCTGAGGGTAGTTGAGAACGTCCTGAGGAAGGAAAAGGCCGACTTAATCCTCACCGGCGGCCTCGTCGGTCAGGTCTTCACCCTTGCGAAGGGCTTCAACCTCGGCGATGCGAACATCGAGTTCATGGCTAAAAAGGGCCTCCTTGGGCTCGTTGACTGGGCCGAGAGGATACTCGACGAGTTCTATCCTATGATAAGAACCCCCGTTGACTTCGCGGTTGACTACAGGGGTGAAAGGCTTGAAATTGACCTCCTCAGCGACGAGAAGAAGCTCTTTGACGAGTACCCTATCCTCGACATAGGTTCGAGAACTGTCGAGAAGTACCGCGGGATACTCCTAAACGCCGGAACAATTGTAGCCAACGGCCCAATGGGGGTCTTTGAGAGGGAGGAGTTCGCCCTCGGGACGGTGGGGGTCTTTAAAGCTATTGGCGAGAGCAAAGCTTTCAGCGTCGTCGGAGGGGGCCACAGCATAGCGAGCATCTACAGGTACAACATAACCGGGATAAGCCACATCTCCACCGGCGGAGGGGCAATGCTCAGCTTCTTCGCGGGTGAAAAGCTTCCAGTCCTTGAGGCCTTCAGGATAAGTTACGAGAGATTTAAAGGAGAACTCAGTCGATAG
- a CDS encoding ABC transporter permease, which produces MRVFTTMVYRELKRFSHSRARVFGSIINPLIWLIFFGLGWSGLFKGSVALLLFGTDYVTYLVPGIVAMTVFNMSFMQGITIIWDKQFGFLKEILVAPASRTEAILGRITGGAIMALIQGLIILFLSFALANLRVSGILPAIGLSFLVGIAIAGMGVAIALRMTSMEGFQMVIMMIMLPMTFLSGAFYPIETMPGWMKLLAMINSLTYAVDGSRYYLTGLAPTFSVTTDWLILTLLAGLLAGLASLEFRKATID; this is translated from the coding sequence ATGAGGGTCTTCACAACCATGGTCTACCGCGAGCTGAAGCGCTTTTCCCATTCGCGCGCGAGGGTCTTTGGCAGTATCATCAACCCACTCATCTGGCTCATCTTCTTCGGACTCGGATGGAGCGGTCTTTTCAAGGGGAGCGTTGCCCTGCTACTTTTTGGCACGGACTACGTGACCTACCTAGTGCCAGGGATAGTGGCCATGACCGTATTCAACATGAGCTTCATGCAGGGGATAACGATAATCTGGGACAAGCAGTTCGGCTTTCTGAAGGAGATTCTCGTCGCGCCGGCCAGCAGAACCGAGGCCATACTCGGGAGAATAACCGGGGGAGCGATAATGGCACTGATTCAGGGCCTCATAATACTCTTCCTGAGCTTTGCTCTGGCCAACCTGAGGGTCTCTGGAATTCTCCCGGCCATCGGGTTGAGCTTCCTCGTCGGAATAGCTATAGCGGGCATGGGGGTGGCAATAGCGCTGAGAATGACCAGTATGGAGGGCTTCCAGATGGTCATCATGATGATAATGCTCCCGATGACGTTCCTCAGCGGAGCCTTCTACCCAATTGAGACGATGCCCGGGTGGATGAAGTTGCTGGCCATGATAAACTCCCTGACATACGCGGTTGATGGCTCACGCTACTACCTAACGGGGCTCGCGCCAACCTTCAGCGTTACCACCGACTGGCTAATCCTGACCCTCCTGGCGGGTTTGCTGGCCGGCCTCGCCTCCCTTGAGTTCAGGAAGGCAACTATCGACTGA
- a CDS encoding ATP-binding cassette domain-containing protein → MEWAIEVENLVKRYGDFEAVGGISFRVKRGEIFAFLGPNGAGKTTTVHVLTTLLRPTAGRASVAGHDVVKEANEVRKRIGIVFQDPSLDSELTAYENMYIHGRIYGLGGSELREKIEELLKFVELWEFRGRQVKTFSGGMQRRLEIARSLLHEPEVLFLDEPTIGLDPQTRARIWDYIEAMKEEHDMTIFLTTHYMDEAEMLADRIAIIDHGRIIAEGTPEELKRLVGKDVIYLRAEGKASCIEGDFIRNCRTLKDGRLALEVENASEALPKLFELTSTRGIRILEVTYHRPTLNDVFLYLTGREIRDEADEREAVRERMRKRMRLFGRR, encoded by the coding sequence GTGGAGTGGGCGATTGAAGTTGAGAACCTCGTGAAGCGCTACGGCGACTTCGAGGCCGTTGGAGGGATCTCCTTTAGGGTGAAGAGGGGCGAAATCTTCGCCTTTCTCGGGCCTAACGGGGCTGGAAAGACAACCACCGTCCACGTTCTGACGACCCTTCTGAGACCCACCGCGGGCAGGGCCAGTGTAGCGGGCCACGACGTAGTGAAAGAGGCAAACGAGGTAAGGAAGAGAATCGGGATTGTTTTTCAGGACCCCAGCCTCGACAGCGAACTCACAGCTTACGAGAACATGTACATCCATGGAAGGATATACGGTCTTGGCGGGAGCGAGCTGAGGGAGAAGATTGAGGAGCTCCTGAAGTTCGTTGAGCTCTGGGAGTTCAGGGGTAGACAGGTGAAGACGTTCAGCGGTGGCATGCAGAGGAGGCTTGAGATAGCGCGCTCCCTCCTACACGAGCCGGAGGTGCTCTTCCTTGATGAGCCCACAATAGGCCTCGACCCCCAGACCAGGGCCCGCATCTGGGACTACATAGAGGCCATGAAGGAGGAGCACGATATGACGATTTTTCTGACTACCCACTACATGGACGAGGCCGAAATGCTCGCGGACAGGATAGCCATAATCGACCACGGAAGGATAATCGCCGAGGGGACTCCAGAGGAACTTAAAAGGCTCGTGGGGAAGGACGTCATTTACCTCAGGGCCGAGGGGAAGGCCAGCTGCATCGAAGGGGACTTCATAAGGAACTGCAGAACCCTAAAGGATGGACGGCTCGCCCTTGAGGTTGAGAACGCCTCGGAGGCCCTGCCAAAGCTCTTCGAACTGACCTCCACGAGAGGCATCCGAATACTTGAGGTCACCTACCACAGACCGACGCTTAACGACGTTTTCCTCTACCTGACGGGCAGGGAGATACGGGACGAAGCGGACGAAAGGGAGGCCGTTAGGGAGAGGATGAGGAAGAGGATGCGCCTGTTCGGGAGGAGGTGA
- a CDS encoding ferredoxin family protein, producing the protein MEVPDWKDYYERMKDTSPLVIHYPICGGGDECISACPFSEEIWEVVPMRVSLFGVGYRVRLRPFMKNPEACRRCYICVQACPTGALRPAESPVRHPALTFIKSALALPFKKRYGLSFVFRKEHVERFKRNNFLGGDGGVGD; encoded by the coding sequence ATGGAAGTCCCGGACTGGAAGGACTACTACGAAAGAATGAAGGACACCTCCCCGCTGGTCATACACTACCCGATATGTGGCGGGGGCGACGAGTGCATTTCAGCATGTCCTTTCAGCGAGGAGATATGGGAAGTCGTCCCGATGAGGGTGAGCCTCTTCGGGGTTGGATACAGGGTTCGCCTCAGGCCCTTCATGAAGAACCCGGAAGCCTGCAGGAGGTGCTACATCTGCGTTCAGGCCTGCCCGACAGGGGCGCTGAGACCCGCCGAAAGCCCGGTAAGGCATCCCGCCCTGACCTTCATCAAGAGCGCCTTGGCGTTGCCCTTCAAGAAGAGGTATGGCCTTAGCTTTGTTTTCCGGAAGGAGCACGTTGAGAGGTTTAAAAGGAACAACTTCCTTGGTGGTGACGGTGGAGTGGGCGATTGA
- a CDS encoding PadR family transcriptional regulator: protein MEKPNVRGTLKLVILDLLREANHGYGVMAEMERLYGIKLSAGTVYPILASLRRSGLIEVAEKGKRERKTYVITEKGLEYLERHRAELEEAKGKMRAYKLFLELGGEELKEAFRELFSRIEELDDGQRRELEELFKDCARRIKLVLLGE from the coding sequence ATGGAGAAGCCCAACGTCAGGGGCACGCTCAAGCTCGTCATCCTCGACCTGCTTAGAGAGGCAAACCACGGCTACGGCGTGATGGCCGAGATGGAGAGGCTCTACGGCATAAAGCTGAGCGCCGGGACGGTTTACCCAATCCTTGCATCGCTCAGGAGGAGCGGACTAATCGAAGTTGCCGAGAAGGGAAAGCGTGAGAGGAAGACCTACGTGATAACGGAGAAGGGCCTAGAATACCTTGAGAGGCACAGGGCTGAGCTTGAAGAGGCCAAGGGAAAGATGAGGGCCTACAAGCTCTTCCTTGAGCTCGGCGGTGAGGAACTCAAGGAGGCCTTCAGGGAGCTCTTCTCAAGGATTGAGGAGCTTGACGATGGCCAGCGGAGGGAGCTTGAGGAGCTTTTCAAGGACTGCGCCAGACGGATTAAACTCGTCCTCCTCGGTGAGTGA
- a CDS encoding ATPase — MRLVLKPLFEAELTPDFAEVIKGKLLGKEVKTGEEVVVELIGEPLHFKVLLAEPSPLKVTSSTKIEFSTGNLDVANVEFEKEVEDVIPFGKGFVVVLGNKVVVLSKEGQKLYSEEFKPLKGIRVTEDSVVVIHGSGVKIIRP; from the coding sequence ATGAGGCTGGTTCTCAAGCCACTCTTTGAGGCCGAACTGACCCCCGACTTCGCGGAAGTAATAAAGGGTAAGCTCCTCGGAAAGGAGGTTAAAACCGGTGAGGAAGTCGTCGTTGAGCTGATTGGAGAGCCCCTCCACTTCAAGGTTCTCTTAGCCGAGCCCTCCCCTCTCAAGGTAACGAGCTCGACGAAAATCGAGTTCTCGACCGGGAACCTTGATGTAGCCAACGTTGAGTTCGAGAAGGAAGTTGAGGACGTCATACCCTTTGGGAAGGGCTTTGTCGTCGTCCTCGGAAACAAGGTCGTCGTGCTCTCCAAGGAGGGGCAAAAACTTTATAGCGAGGAGTTCAAGCCCCTTAAAGGAATTAGGGTAACTGAAGATTCGGTGGTGGTAATCCATGGTTCGGGCGTCAAAATCATTAGACCCTAG
- the nth gene encoding endonuclease III: MVRASKSLDPSLFTFEESWEEKKRRAEKIVEILMKTHPREKLLIGDPYRTLIHCIISQRMRDEVTYRVWEELFRKYRDIETIAKTPVEEMQEFLRKRGVGLWKTKGEWIVKASRIILEKYSGKVPDDVHELMKLPGIGRKCANIVLAYGFGRQAIPVDTHVNRISKRLGLAPPRVQPEKVEEYLRELIPREKWIYVNHAMVDHGRSICKPIRPRCNECPLRELCPYAKGLVKDEDIR; encoded by the coding sequence ATGGTTCGGGCGTCAAAATCATTAGACCCTAGCCTTTTCACCTTCGAGGAGAGCTGGGAAGAGAAGAAGAGAAGGGCCGAGAAAATAGTCGAAATCCTCATGAAGACACACCCCAGGGAGAAGCTCCTCATAGGCGACCCGTACAGGACTCTGATTCACTGCATAATCTCCCAGAGAATGAGGGACGAGGTTACCTACCGCGTCTGGGAGGAGCTCTTCAGGAAATACAGGGACATCGAGACGATAGCAAAAACGCCCGTCGAGGAGATGCAGGAGTTCCTGAGAAAGCGGGGGGTCGGCCTCTGGAAGACGAAAGGCGAGTGGATAGTCAAGGCTTCGAGGATAATCCTTGAAAAGTACAGCGGGAAGGTTCCCGACGATGTTCACGAGCTCATGAAGTTGCCGGGAATAGGTAGGAAGTGCGCCAACATAGTTTTAGCCTACGGCTTCGGAAGACAGGCTATTCCAGTTGATACGCACGTTAACAGGATAAGCAAGCGCCTCGGTCTGGCTCCACCGAGGGTTCAGCCGGAGAAAGTCGAGGAGTACCTCAGAGAGCTCATCCCGCGGGAGAAGTGGATATACGTGAACCACGCCATGGTTGACCACGGGAGGAGCATCTGCAAGCCGATAAGGCCGAGGTGCAACGAGTGTCCCCTCAGGGAGCTCTGCCCCTACGCTAAGGGGCTCGTAAAGGATGAGGACATAAGGTAG
- a CDS encoding potassium channel family protein: MDEFEEIRNCLIEMKDLSALMIDLAFSSVMYNSEDIAEEVYILEERIDDLTLKVKKLALRAAKKEDDPESLLSIIDLADINERISDAAYGIADIVLRDIEPHPIIMEIMEDTEEELGRVTVRPNSVLIGKSLEQLKLPSKIGTRIIAIKRGDRYIYDPGKKDTIEEGDVLIAVGSDLDKLRKLAGEEVEEEE; this comes from the coding sequence ATGGATGAATTCGAGGAGATTAGGAACTGCCTCATAGAGATGAAGGACCTCTCGGCCCTCATGATAGACTTGGCCTTCTCCTCCGTCATGTACAACAGCGAGGACATAGCCGAGGAGGTCTATATCCTTGAGGAGAGAATAGACGACCTAACCCTCAAAGTCAAAAAGCTAGCCCTCCGGGCAGCTAAGAAAGAGGACGATCCAGAGAGCCTGCTCAGTATAATAGACCTCGCCGACATAAACGAGCGCATAAGCGACGCAGCTTACGGTATAGCGGACATAGTCCTGAGGGACATAGAGCCACACCCTATCATCATGGAAATAATGGAGGACACCGAAGAGGAACTCGGAAGGGTAACTGTCAGGCCCAACTCGGTTCTCATCGGCAAGAGCCTTGAACAGCTCAAGCTCCCGAGTAAGATAGGGACGAGGATAATAGCCATAAAGCGCGGTGACCGCTACATCTACGACCCGGGGAAGAAGGACACAATCGAAGAGGGGGACGTCCTCATAGCGGTTGGCTCCGACCTCGACAAGCTGAGAAAGCTAGCCGGGGAAGAAGTAGAGGAGGAAGAATGA
- a CDS encoding TrkA C-terminal domain-containing protein, giving the protein MEEWDEVEVPDNVKDIFVEMKNTAELMVDLAYSAVLFREKEMAEEVLELEEYLDILNYNLMVRAVLSARNLKDAERITSILQMGRSIDDISNAAADLAKMVLEEKLHPLVTEVILESEETIGKAVVSPDSELVGKSLEELDLPTNTGAWVIAIRRGKRWIFDPDEDTKIFPNDTLIARGTRTALERLKEIARGVLKVVSHG; this is encoded by the coding sequence ATGGAAGAATGGGACGAGGTTGAGGTTCCCGACAATGTAAAGGACATCTTCGTCGAGATGAAGAACACGGCTGAGCTCATGGTTGATCTTGCTTACTCGGCTGTTCTCTTCAGGGAAAAGGAGATGGCCGAAGAGGTTCTTGAGCTTGAGGAATACCTCGACATCCTCAATTACAACCTGATGGTTAGGGCAGTTCTCTCTGCAAGAAACCTCAAGGACGCGGAGAGAATAACGTCAATCCTCCAGATGGGTCGCTCGATAGACGATATATCCAACGCGGCAGCGGATCTCGCGAAGATGGTTCTCGAAGAGAAGCTCCATCCCCTCGTCACTGAGGTTATCCTTGAGAGTGAGGAGACGATAGGGAAAGCCGTCGTTTCCCCCGATTCCGAACTCGTCGGGAAGAGCCTTGAGGAGCTTGATCTGCCGACTAACACCGGGGCATGGGTGATTGCAATAAGAAGGGGAAAGAGGTGGATTTTTGACCCCGACGAGGACACAAAGATATTCCCGAACGACACCCTCATAGCAAGGGGCACCCGAACGGCCCTTGAGAGGCTTAAGGAGATAGCCCGCGGTGTTCTGAAGGTGGTGTCCCATGGATGA
- a CDS encoding magnesium transporter produces MLPVEVTVGTHGWRERLKQTFLVTFPALLLCLALDFVGGGVLGKNFKIIATSYPLLLVILPGLSDLRGNVFGAMASRMTTALHLGKIKGILDKEVTTNVSMAIGSSKIPLIVLWVAGAIKLGFSHSAFIVLLIVIASAIVIGLLLGYSTAFITIFPYRWGTDPDMIAAPLITSVADVITIPTLVYLIFFYEDHKTAFYAFTAFMIVLFLLLIFLSDYKKEHVKAFKEVSGVLTILALIEIFSGSTLESYSDVISKAIILSVMYPSILDSVGNFASIAAATTSTRLNLSGKSALMNRGFYLDVLALLLLTPIIGFLTNYIAIHVTNLIGYHAALIWPFILGYPLLVVANIGIGVFIAYLSHRFNIDPDNVAIPTVTTISDVMGTLFVVLLAKMMVGA; encoded by the coding sequence ATGCTCCCGGTGGAAGTAACCGTTGGAACCCACGGATGGCGGGAGAGGTTGAAACAGACGTTTTTGGTAACGTTCCCAGCGTTATTGCTCTGTTTAGCCCTTGATTTCGTTGGTGGGGGTGTTTTGGGCAAGAATTTCAAGATAATAGCCACTTCGTATCCGCTTCTCCTAGTCATCCTTCCCGGTCTTAGCGATTTGAGGGGCAATGTTTTCGGTGCGATGGCTTCGAGAATGACAACCGCCCTTCACCTCGGTAAAATCAAAGGGATACTCGATAAGGAGGTCACTACAAACGTATCGATGGCCATTGGGAGTTCTAAGATACCTCTCATCGTTCTCTGGGTGGCCGGTGCAATAAAGCTCGGCTTTTCGCACTCGGCCTTCATTGTCCTCCTCATTGTCATAGCTTCAGCCATAGTCATTGGTCTGCTCCTTGGCTATTCAACCGCTTTCATCACGATATTCCCCTACCGCTGGGGTACCGATCCGGACATGATAGCAGCACCCCTGATAACTTCCGTGGCTGACGTCATAACCATCCCGACGCTCGTTTATCTCATATTCTTCTATGAAGACCACAAAACGGCCTTCTACGCATTCACGGCCTTCATGATAGTCCTCTTCCTCCTGCTAATATTCCTCTCCGACTACAAGAAGGAGCACGTGAAGGCATTCAAGGAGGTCTCGGGTGTCCTGACGATCCTGGCCCTCATCGAGATATTCTCAGGTTCCACACTCGAGTCTTACAGCGACGTTATCTCCAAGGCCATAATCCTCAGCGTCATGTATCCCTCAATACTCGACAGCGTTGGTAACTTCGCATCCATAGCCGCGGCAACTACTTCAACGAGGCTGAACCTCTCCGGAAAGAGCGCGCTAATGAACAGGGGGTTTTACCTTGACGTTTTGGCCCTCCTCTTGCTGACGCCGATAATCGGCTTCCTGACCAACTACATAGCCATCCACGTCACGAACCTGATAGGCTACCACGCCGCACTGATATGGCCCTTTATTCTTGGTTACCCCTTGCTCGTCGTTGCAAATATTGGAATTGGAGTCTTCATCGCCTACCTTTCCCACCGCTTCAACATAGACCCCGACAACGTTGCCATCCCGACTGTTACAACAATATCTGACGTTATGGGAACCCTCTTTGTTGTCCTGTTGGCAAAGATGATGGTGGGAGCATGA
- a CDS encoding sugar phosphate isomerase/epimerase gives MIGLSTTAYPGRNVRAFEEWLRAVKELGFDAVELVSEWPNFLTRTNWKSYSELIESYSLAVTVHAPFSDVNIGSLNSRIREASLEVLEEALEVSSLLNALSVTVHPGHCSPASRKYRDDYNWVHRQSLSRLGELSREYGVTVGVENMPSFPILDAQTPERLAELLEGIELGVTFDLGHLNTTTRDFEGFLRIFKGRIVHIHLHDNSGKADEHLAVGDGIIPWREVLPKLPGVPRVLEVSSLEDAERSLGYLRDIGGL, from the coding sequence ATGATAGGCCTCTCGACCACGGCTTACCCGGGAAGGAACGTTAGGGCCTTCGAGGAGTGGCTCAGAGCGGTTAAGGAACTTGGCTTTGACGCCGTTGAGCTCGTGAGCGAGTGGCCCAACTTCCTCACCCGAACCAACTGGAAGAGCTATTCCGAACTGATTGAGAGCTACTCCTTAGCTGTAACGGTTCACGCGCCCTTCAGCGACGTGAACATAGGCTCCTTAAATTCTCGAATCAGAGAGGCTTCTCTGGAGGTTCTTGAGGAGGCCCTTGAGGTCTCTTCCCTCCTTAACGCCCTGAGCGTTACGGTTCATCCCGGCCACTGCTCCCCAGCGAGCAGAAAATACAGGGACGACTACAACTGGGTTCACAGGCAGTCGCTTTCAAGGCTTGGGGAGCTTTCGCGGGAATACGGGGTCACCGTTGGGGTTGAGAACATGCCCAGCTTTCCCATACTGGACGCTCAGACCCCGGAAAGGCTCGCCGAGCTCCTTGAGGGAATTGAACTGGGCGTTACCTTTGATCTCGGCCACCTGAACACCACCACGAGGGACTTTGAGGGCTTCCTGAGGATTTTTAAAGGGCGAATAGTCCACATCCACCTCCACGACAACTCAGGCAAAGCCGACGAGCACCTGGCCGTTGGAGATGGGATAATCCCCTGGAGGGAAGTCCTGCCGAAGCTCCCGGGGGTCCCGCGGGTTCTTGAAGTTTCCAGCCTTGAGGACGCGGAGAGGAGTCTGGGCTATCTCAGGGACATTGGTGGGCTTTAA
- a CDS encoding CoA-binding protein translates to MTEKIVEELKPFFEPKAVAIIGATNKKGKVGNVIFENFKRNKENGVFKGNIYPVNPKLDEIEGYKVYHSVKELPDDTDLAVIAIPAPFVPQTMRDIAEKGIKAVIIITGGFGELGEEGKRLEREIYEIAKANGIRVIGPNCVGVYVPDTGVDTVFLPEEKMDRPKSGPIAFVSQSGAFAAAMLDWAAMAEIGIGKMVSYGNKIDVDDADLMDYFIHDDEINVVTFYIEGVKDGRKFMESAKRITKVKPVIALKSGRTEYGAKAASSHTGSLAGADVIYDAVFKQTGIIRAEDFEHMFDLAKAFASLKHKLPKGDRIGIITDGGGAGVMASDAVAKFGLRMAELSEETIKFLKERFPPHAVVGNPTDVVGDTDAERYRLALEAFTKDPNVDAILVIVLFQVPLLEDEKAIEILADYQRKSDKPIVAVAMGGRKTDRYARMLEERGVPVYPTPERGVRALAGLVRYAQYLKKE, encoded by the coding sequence ATGACCGAGAAAATCGTTGAAGAACTGAAGCCCTTCTTCGAGCCAAAGGCCGTCGCTATCATCGGCGCGACCAACAAAAAGGGCAAAGTCGGGAACGTTATCTTTGAGAACTTCAAGAGGAACAAGGAGAACGGTGTTTTCAAGGGCAACATCTACCCCGTGAACCCCAAGCTGGATGAGATCGAGGGCTACAAGGTTTACCACAGCGTTAAGGAGCTTCCCGACGATACCGACCTCGCGGTGATAGCGATTCCAGCTCCATTCGTGCCCCAGACCATGAGGGACATAGCGGAGAAGGGGATAAAGGCCGTCATAATCATCACCGGTGGCTTCGGTGAGCTCGGAGAGGAAGGTAAGAGGCTTGAGCGCGAAATCTACGAGATAGCTAAGGCCAACGGGATACGTGTTATCGGCCCGAACTGTGTTGGCGTTTACGTACCTGACACAGGCGTTGACACCGTCTTCCTGCCCGAGGAGAAGATGGACAGGCCGAAGAGCGGGCCAATAGCCTTCGTCAGCCAGAGCGGGGCTTTTGCAGCTGCGATGCTCGACTGGGCTGCTATGGCGGAGATAGGAATAGGCAAGATGGTCAGCTACGGCAACAAGATAGATGTTGATGACGCCGATTTGATGGACTACTTCATCCACGACGACGAGATAAACGTCGTTACCTTCTACATCGAGGGCGTCAAGGACGGAAGGAAGTTCATGGAAAGCGCGAAGAGGATAACGAAGGTCAAGCCGGTCATCGCTCTGAAGAGCGGAAGAACCGAGTATGGAGCGAAGGCCGCATCAAGCCACACGGGTTCTCTGGCCGGAGCGGATGTCATTTACGATGCGGTCTTCAAGCAGACGGGGATAATAAGGGCTGAAGACTTTGAGCACATGTTCGACTTGGCGAAGGCCTTTGCATCACTCAAACACAAGCTCCCGAAGGGCGATAGGATAGGCATCATCACCGACGGCGGTGGAGCTGGAGTCATGGCCAGCGATGCAGTTGCCAAATTCGGCCTCAGGATGGCGGAGCTGAGCGAGGAGACGATAAAGTTCCTCAAGGAGAGGTTCCCGCCACATGCCGTTGTCGGCAACCCGACCGACGTAGTTGGCGACACCGACGCCGAGAGGTACAGGCTTGCCCTTGAGGCATTTACAAAGGACCCGAACGTGGACGCGATACTCGTTATAGTCCTCTTCCAGGTGCCACTCCTTGAGGACGAGAAGGCCATAGAGATACTGGCTGACTACCAGAGGAAGAGCGACAAGCCCATAGTTGCCGTCGCTATGGGTGGAAGGAAGACGGACCGCTACGCGAGAATGCTTGAAGAGCGGGGAGTTCCGGTCTATCCAACCCCTGAAAGGGGCGTCAGAGCTCTGGCCGGTCTCGTAAGGTACGCCCAATACCTGAAGAAGGAGTGA
- a CDS encoding acetate--CoA ligase family protein, with amino-acid sequence MKEEALRVIESVLNEGRTAMVEYEAKQVLKAYGLPVPNEKLAKTLDEALKYAEEIGYPVAMKLMSPQILHKSDARVVMLNIKTPEELRQKWEEIHENARKYRPDAEILGVLIAPMLRPGREVIIGVTEDPQFGHAIMFGLGGIFVEVLKDVTFRIIPITERDARKMITEIKGYPILAGARGEEPADIEAIVEMLLKVSELVDDLRDYIKEMDLNPVFVYEKGKGAVVVDARIILKVPEKKEPEISAEYRERCA; translated from the coding sequence ATGAAGGAGGAAGCCCTTAGGGTTATCGAGTCCGTCCTTAATGAAGGCCGGACGGCGATGGTTGAGTACGAGGCAAAGCAGGTTTTGAAGGCTTACGGCCTTCCCGTCCCGAACGAAAAGCTCGCAAAGACCCTCGATGAGGCTTTGAAATACGCCGAGGAGATAGGTTATCCCGTTGCCATGAAGCTCATGTCACCGCAGATTCTCCACAAGAGCGACGCTAGAGTGGTCATGCTCAACATAAAAACCCCCGAGGAGCTCAGGCAGAAGTGGGAGGAGATACACGAGAACGCGCGCAAATACAGGCCCGATGCGGAAATCCTCGGCGTCTTGATTGCCCCAATGCTGAGACCCGGCAGGGAGGTCATCATAGGCGTAACCGAGGACCCGCAGTTCGGCCACGCAATAATGTTCGGTCTCGGCGGAATCTTCGTCGAGGTTCTGAAGGACGTGACGTTCAGGATAATCCCGATAACCGAGCGCGACGCGAGGAAGATGATAACCGAGATCAAGGGCTACCCGATTCTTGCTGGAGCGCGCGGTGAAGAGCCGGCCGACATAGAGGCAATAGTCGAGATGCTCCTCAAAGTTAGCGAGCTCGTCGACGACCTCAGGGACTACATAAAGGAGATGGACCTCAACCCGGTCTTCGTCTATGAGAAAGGTAAAGGAGCCGTCGTTGTGGACGCGAGGATTATCCTCAAGGTTCCGGAGAAGAAAGAGCCCGAGATAAGCGCAGAATACAGGGAGAGGTGCGCTTAG